From one Mycobacterium colombiense CECT 3035 genomic stretch:
- the mdlC gene encoding benzoylformate decarboxylase has product MSSSPTVWDVTYDLLRSLGLTTVFGNPGSTEQTFLKNFPDDFSYVLGLQEASVLAMADGFAQSTGRPALVNLHTAAGTGNAMGSLIAAYKSNTPLIVTAGQQTREMSLCEPYLTNTSATQLPLPWVKWSYEPARAEDVPAAFMRAYTIAVQPPAGPVYLSIPLDDWEKPALGPAVIRTASQRCAPDADRLRAFADRINRARRPAVVIGPEVDRAGAWDAGVEFAEIVHAPVYGSPLTDRASFPEDHPLWQGLLPMTIAEVTEVLRGHDLVVVVGAQVFRYYPYVPGDYLPEGTELLQITSDPFLAGAAPVGDSLLSDALLALQQLTALISPETDRPTFAPLDRSAGTVEATSAPLTPDQVYSTLSTIKPPEAALVNESTSTLAEQQRWLPAVRPVSFFATGSGGIGWGVPGAVGVALGDRATGRKRPVVATIGDGSFQYSIQAIWTAAQHKLPIVFVVMRNGEYAVLKSFALLEKTPNVPGLDLPGLDIESLAIGFGCRAVTVDGTDQLIKEFEAALSADGPTVIVVPTKPQVAHLG; this is encoded by the coding sequence ATGTCGTCTTCACCCACCGTCTGGGATGTCACGTACGATCTGCTGCGCTCATTGGGGTTGACGACCGTGTTCGGCAATCCGGGCTCGACCGAGCAGACATTCCTCAAGAACTTCCCCGACGACTTCAGCTATGTGTTAGGGCTACAGGAGGCCTCGGTGCTGGCCATGGCGGACGGCTTCGCACAGTCCACCGGCAGGCCGGCGCTGGTGAACCTGCACACCGCGGCGGGTACCGGCAACGCCATGGGCAGCCTGATCGCGGCGTACAAGAGCAACACCCCGCTGATCGTCACGGCCGGGCAGCAGACCCGCGAGATGTCGCTGTGTGAGCCATATTTGACGAACACCAGCGCAACGCAGCTGCCGTTGCCGTGGGTGAAGTGGTCCTACGAACCGGCGCGGGCCGAGGACGTCCCGGCGGCGTTCATGCGGGCTTACACCATCGCGGTGCAGCCGCCCGCGGGTCCGGTGTATCTGTCGATTCCCCTTGACGATTGGGAAAAGCCCGCGCTGGGCCCCGCGGTCATTCGCACGGCCAGCCAGCGTTGTGCGCCCGATGCGGACCGGTTGCGTGCTTTCGCCGACAGGATCAATCGCGCGCGGCGGCCGGCCGTGGTGATCGGTCCCGAGGTTGACCGGGCCGGCGCCTGGGATGCCGGGGTCGAATTCGCCGAGATAGTGCACGCGCCGGTCTACGGGAGCCCATTGACAGACCGGGCTTCGTTCCCCGAGGACCATCCCCTCTGGCAGGGGCTGTTGCCGATGACGATCGCGGAAGTCACCGAAGTACTGCGGGGCCATGACCTGGTGGTGGTCGTCGGCGCGCAGGTGTTCCGCTACTACCCGTACGTGCCTGGCGACTATCTTCCCGAGGGCACCGAGTTGCTGCAGATCACCAGCGATCCATTTCTGGCCGGGGCCGCGCCGGTCGGCGACAGTCTGCTCAGCGACGCCTTACTGGCCCTGCAGCAGCTGACTGCACTGATCTCCCCCGAAACCGACCGGCCGACATTCGCTCCGCTCGACCGGAGCGCGGGGACCGTCGAAGCGACCAGTGCGCCGCTGACACCGGACCAGGTCTACTCGACGCTGAGCACCATCAAGCCGCCCGAAGCGGCGCTGGTGAACGAATCGACGTCGACCTTGGCCGAGCAGCAGCGATGGCTGCCCGCCGTCAGACCGGTTTCGTTCTTCGCCACCGGCAGCGGCGGTATCGGGTGGGGCGTCCCCGGTGCTGTGGGGGTCGCATTAGGCGACCGGGCCACCGGACGCAAGCGTCCGGTAGTGGCGACCATCGGTGACGGGTCGTTTCAGTATTCGATCCAGGCGATCTGGACGGCGGCCCAGCACAAGCTGCCGATCGTGTTCGTCGTGATGCGCAACGGCGAGTACGCTGTCCTGAAATCGTTTGCCTTGCTGGAAAAGACGCCCAACGTGCCCGGCTTGGATCTGCCCGGCCTGGACATCGAGTCGCTCGCGATCGGCTTCGGCTGCCGCGCCGTCACGGTTGACGGAACAGACCAGCTGATTAAAGAATTTGAGGCTGCGCTGTCCGCCGATGGGCCCACCGTCATCGTGGTGCCCACGAAACCCCAAGTCGCACACCTGGGCTGA
- the msrA gene encoding peptide-methionine (S)-S-oxide reductase MsrA — translation MTNTQKAILAGGCFWGMQELIRKQPGVVSTRVGYTGGDVPNATYRNHGTHAEAVEIVYDPAVTDYRTILEFFFQIHDPTTKDRQGNDRGPSYRSAIFYLDDEQKRIALDTIADVEASGLWPGKVVTEVSPAGDFWEAEPEHQDYLQHYPSGYTCHFIRPGWKLPRRATSNP, via the coding sequence ATGACCAACACGCAGAAAGCGATTCTCGCCGGCGGCTGCTTTTGGGGGATGCAGGAACTGATCCGCAAGCAGCCGGGCGTGGTTTCGACCCGGGTCGGTTACACCGGCGGTGACGTCCCCAACGCGACCTACCGTAATCACGGCACCCACGCCGAGGCGGTCGAGATCGTCTACGACCCTGCGGTCACCGACTACCGGACGATCCTGGAGTTCTTCTTCCAGATCCACGATCCGACAACGAAAGACCGGCAGGGCAACGACCGGGGACCCAGTTACCGGTCGGCGATCTTCTATCTCGACGACGAGCAGAAGCGCATCGCGCTGGACACCATTGCCGACGTCGAGGCGTCCGGGCTGTGGCCCGGCAAGGTGGTGACCGAGGTCAGCCCGGCCGGCGACTTCTGGGAAGCCGAGCCCGAACACCAGGACTACCTGCAGCACTATCCCAGCGGATACACCTGCCACTTCATCCGCCCGGGCTGGAAACTGCCGCGCCGGGCGACCTCGAATCCGTAG
- a CDS encoding nuclear transport factor 2 family protein, translating to MNSPQFSRSELAAAFEKFEATVDAAAQSHDWDAWVQHYTPDVVYIEHAAGTMHGRDEVREWISKTMGSFPGSHMVAFPSLWSVIDEPTGRIIMELDNPMRDPGDGTVIGATNISIITYAGDGLWCQQEDIYNPLRFVQATLKWCRKAQELGTLDADAARFMEQFGGAQ from the coding sequence GTGAACAGCCCGCAATTCTCGCGTAGCGAACTGGCCGCCGCCTTCGAGAAATTCGAAGCGACCGTCGATGCGGCGGCGCAATCGCACGACTGGGACGCCTGGGTCCAGCACTACACACCCGACGTCGTCTATATCGAACACGCGGCCGGCACCATGCATGGCCGCGACGAGGTCCGCGAGTGGATCAGCAAGACGATGGGCAGCTTTCCCGGCAGCCACATGGTCGCGTTCCCGTCGCTGTGGTCGGTGATCGACGAGCCCACCGGGCGCATCATCATGGAACTCGACAACCCGATGCGCGATCCCGGCGACGGCACGGTCATCGGCGCGACGAACATCTCGATCATCACCTACGCCGGTGACGGCCTGTGGTGTCAGCAGGAAGACATCTACAACCCGCTGCGCTTCGTGCAAGCGACGTTGAAGTGGTGCCGCAAGGCGCAGGAGCTCGGCACTCTCGACGCGGACGCAGCGCGATTCATGGAGCAGTTCGGAGGCGCCCAGTGA
- a CDS encoding NAD-dependent epimerase/dehydratase family protein translates to MTTKPKLVIGANGFLGSHVTRQLAAAGADVRAMVRPNANTRAIDDLALTRFHGDVFDTAVLREAMDGVDDVYYCVVDTRAWLRDTAPLFRTNVEGLRNVLDVAVAQPDLRRFIFTSTYATVGRRRGHVATEEDVVGTRGVSDYVKSRVQAENLVMRYVAEAGLPAVAMCVSTTYGSGDWGRTPHGAFIAGAVFGKLPFTMEGIELEVVGVTDAARAMILAAEHGRTGERYLISERMIALKEVVRIAADEAGVPPPRRSISVPVLYALGALGSLRARLSGKDAELSLASVRMMRAEAPVDHSKAVRELGWQPRPVEESIREAARFWAAMRDAKGRSTTPG, encoded by the coding sequence GTGACCACCAAACCGAAACTCGTGATCGGCGCCAACGGTTTTCTGGGTTCGCATGTGACCCGGCAGCTGGCCGCCGCCGGCGCGGACGTCCGGGCGATGGTGCGGCCGAACGCCAATACCCGCGCCATCGATGACCTTGCGCTGACCCGTTTTCACGGCGACGTGTTCGACACCGCCGTGCTGCGGGAGGCGATGGACGGTGTCGACGACGTCTATTACTGCGTCGTGGACACCCGCGCCTGGCTGCGCGATACCGCGCCGCTGTTTCGCACCAACGTCGAGGGGTTGCGCAACGTTCTCGACGTGGCCGTCGCGCAACCGGACCTGCGCCGGTTCATCTTCACCAGCACGTATGCGACCGTGGGCCGGCGCCGCGGACACGTCGCGACCGAGGAGGACGTCGTCGGCACCCGCGGCGTGTCGGACTACGTCAAGTCCCGGGTCCAGGCCGAGAACCTGGTGATGCGGTACGTGGCCGAGGCCGGGCTGCCCGCGGTGGCGATGTGCGTGTCGACGACTTACGGCAGCGGCGACTGGGGCCGCACCCCGCACGGCGCGTTCATCGCCGGCGCGGTCTTCGGCAAGCTGCCCTTCACGATGGAGGGCATCGAGCTCGAGGTCGTCGGTGTCACCGACGCCGCGCGGGCCATGATCCTGGCCGCCGAACACGGGCGCACCGGCGAGCGGTATCTGATCTCGGAGCGGATGATCGCGTTGAAAGAGGTGGTCCGGATCGCGGCCGACGAGGCCGGCGTGCCGCCGCCGCGGCGCTCGATCTCCGTCCCGGTGCTGTATGCGCTGGGCGCGCTGGGCAGCCTGCGGGCGCGCCTGAGCGGCAAGGACGCCGAACTCAGCCTGGCCTCGGTGCGCATGATGCGTGCCGAGGCGCCCGTCGACCACAGCAAGGCCGTGCGCGAATTGGGTTGGCAGCCGCGCCCGGTCGAGGAATCCATCCGCGAGGCGGCCCGGTTCTGGGCCGCGATGCGCGATGCCAAAGGCAGGAGTACGACTCCGGGCTGA
- a CDS encoding class I SAM-dependent methyltransferase: MPIDLTGAPQTMLATLYAKALDADFPKPILGDRYAKEIVERIDYDWKKTTITARRAPSVTTRSAHFDEWTRKFLAAHPHSVVLHLGCGLDSRFFRLQPGPDVQWYDVDYPEVAALRTQLYPSRDHYRVIAASVTDPAWLAEIPVDRPTLMIGEGLTMYLTEQDGTALLRRVVGRFGSGELQFDVFNWLGIKSQWLNTVVRQSGATLRWAINGPDDIVEAVPGVRLLAWERWFESYTFAQLPLSSRVLGRCMSQVPAVANMSQYHRYAFGPPDGKP; the protein is encoded by the coding sequence GTGCCCATCGATCTCACCGGGGCGCCCCAGACCATGCTGGCGACGTTGTACGCGAAGGCGCTGGACGCCGATTTCCCCAAACCGATCCTCGGCGATCGGTACGCGAAGGAGATCGTCGAGCGCATCGACTACGACTGGAAGAAGACGACCATCACCGCGCGGCGGGCGCCGTCGGTGACCACCCGCTCGGCGCACTTCGATGAGTGGACGCGCAAATTCCTTGCCGCGCATCCGCATTCGGTCGTGCTGCACCTTGGCTGCGGGCTGGACAGCCGATTCTTCCGCCTCCAGCCGGGCCCGGACGTGCAGTGGTACGACGTCGACTACCCCGAGGTCGCCGCGCTGCGCACGCAGCTCTACCCGAGCCGGGATCACTATCGCGTGATCGCGGCGTCCGTCACCGACCCGGCATGGCTGGCGGAAATCCCGGTCGACCGTCCCACGCTGATGATCGGGGAGGGGCTGACGATGTATCTCACCGAGCAGGACGGCACCGCGCTGCTGCGCCGGGTGGTCGGCCGGTTCGGTTCGGGGGAGCTGCAGTTCGACGTGTTCAATTGGCTCGGGATCAAGTCGCAGTGGCTCAACACCGTGGTGCGGCAGTCGGGGGCCACGCTGCGCTGGGCCATCAACGGGCCCGACGACATCGTCGAAGCCGTGCCGGGGGTGCGGCTGCTGGCCTGGGAACGATGGTTCGAGTCGTACACCTTCGCGCAGCTGCCCCTCTCATCCCGCGTCTTGGGCCGGTGCATGTCCCAGGTTCCGGCCGTTGCGAACATGTCGCAATACCACCGCTACGCATTCGGTCCGCCGGACGGGAAGCCTTGA